The segment GATAATCACCAAAGTCTGTGCGAGACTTTGGCTCAACGGAAAGGAAAAAGCGGGGTTTTTCCTTTCCTCACGGATCGATGACATTATTTCCGGCCATCGATCCGGGCGTCCTTCCCGGACGCAACGGGTCATCGATCCGGGCACCCTTCCCAGGCGCGGCTAGTCATTTGCGGGTCATTGATTTTGGCACCCCGCGCGGGGTGCGTTGATGGACTTTTTGCGAGTCCATCAATTTTCAGAAAATTGCTCTTCGCCGGACTCAGCCCACAGGGACATATAAAGATGGGCGCTGTCCGGCGAAGTAACACGCCACTACATTCCCTTCTGCCATCTTTTTCAGCTCCGGCTGATGCTCCGTGCACACCTCCTCGGCGTAGGGGCAGCGGTTGTGGAACCGGCACCCCGGGGGGCGGCTTGATGGGGCTGGGAACGTCCCCCTTCAGGATCGTGTTTTTCGCGGTTCGGTGGGGATCAGGACCAGGCGCGGCGCCCATGAGAGCCTGGGTGCAGGGGTGCAGGGGGGTGTTGTAAAGCGTCTTTTTATCCGCCAGCTCCACCACCTGCCCCAGGTACATGACCGCCACCCTGTCCGCGATGTGCTCCACCACGGAAAACCAGGACCTGTTCCCGAAGAACGCGCCCGCTCCTTCTATTCACCTCCATATAGTTCCCGGCTTCTCCCCTCATGCTGTTTTTCGTTTTTGACGGAAAACAGCATTGACTTACGCAAAACTTACGCATATACTTCAAGCCAGAATTCAGGATCCAGGAGCCAGAATCAAGAATAATCCTTCCGGATCCGGTGGCACGGCCGAAGGTTTTCTACTGACTCCTGAATTCTGAATTCTATTCGGAGGTTTTTCATGACACCCATAACCCCCAAGCAGAAACGGTTCCTCGACTTCGTCATCGAGCACACCGAGCGGGAGGGCTACGCTCCCTCCCAGCAGGAGATCGCCAACGCCCTGGGTTACAAATCGCTGGGCACAGTCCAGAACTACCTGACCCGCCTCGAGCGGGAGGGCCTCGTCGAGAAGAGCTGGAACGCCCGGAGGGGTATCCGGGTCCGTCTTCCCGAAGGGTACGGCTACCAGCTTCCCCTTGCCGGGATCGTCTCGGCCGGAAAGCCCATCGAGGCCATCGAGACCCGTGACACCATCGCCGTGCCGCCCACCATGGCTCGCGAGGGCAACTTCGTCCTGCGGGTAGAGGGGCAGTCCATGATCGAGGACGGGATCCTGGACGGGGACTACGTCGTCGTCCGCAAGCAGGAGTATGCCGAGAGAGGGCAGACCGTCGTTGCCATCATGGGCAACGAGGCCACGGTGAAGAGGTTCCACCGGAAGGGGGGCCGCATCGAGCTGCATCCTGCCAATTCGGCCATGGAGCCGATCATCGTCCAGGACGACGAGACGTTCAGGATCGAGGGTGTGGTCGTTGGAGTCATCCGTCACTTGAAGTGACATAGGACTCCAACGAGTCCAGTGTGCAAAGGGCAGAGTAAAGGAAAAGCGATACAATTATGGTCTATTTTGAGGCTTTCAAGGGTGCGTCAGATACAAGGCCAGAGGGATGAGGAAGATAGAGATTCCGCCACAGGCGATCGAGTATCACCGAACCCCGACAATCCAGCCATCGGCGATACAGTTGTCCCTCCATCGCTCACCATCATAATCTCTTAGGTTTCCAAGAAGGGGTTAGATACAAGGCCAGAGCCCCGAGGAACACCGGAGGCGTATATGATGACATACGTCGAGGATTTCCGAGGGGCGATAACGCAGTAGATGATCCCTTATTGGAAACCGCATTAATCACCGTGGATAGAGAGATCTTGCACATATACATCCCCTCCTTCCCCATCACCCTGGCCCGCGCCTCCAACCCCTCCCTCAGAAGCCGGGCCGTGGTCGTGGCGCCGGGGCACTCGGAGCGCGCCCCCGTTCAGCATCTGTCCGGCGAGGCCCGTTCCGAGGGGATCCACGAGGGGATGCCCCTTTTCCGGGCCCGGCGCCTGTGTCCCTCCCTCGTCATCCTCCCCCCTGACCCCCATCGCCTGTCCGGGGGGATCAGGGCCCTCATCCGGCTGACACGGGAATACACCCCTGTCTGGGAACCCGCCGCCGCCGGGCGCATCTACCTGGACTTCACCGGCTCCACGCGTCTCTTCGGAACGGGACGCGACGCCGCCTTGCGCCTCGAGCGTGATCTTGAAAGACGGCTTCGTCTCACCGGCGCGGTGGGCGTGGCCGGCAACAAGCTGGTGTCGAAGATCGCGGCTGAGTGCCTGGACAAACCGGGCATCTGCGACGTCTTCAAAGGGGGCGAAGCGGGCTTCATCGCCCCCCTGCCGGCGATCGTCCTCCCCGGCGTGGGGCACACCCGTGAGCAGACCCTGCTTACGGATCTCAACCTGCGCCTGGTGGGCCAGATCGCGGCCCTTACCCTGCCCCAGCTCCTGCTGCCCTTCGGTCCCTTCGCCCCCCTTCTTCACCAGAGGGCGAAGGGGGTCGACCCTTCGCCTGTCCTTACGCCGCGCCGGACACCTGAACTGGCGGCCGAGTGCCGGCTGGAGCGGGAGGAAAACGACGACACCGTCCTGCTCGCCGAACTTTACCGCCTTGCCGAGGAGTGCGGAATGCGTCTGCGCCGGAGATCGAAGAAGGCGGCGAAGTTAACGCTCACCGTTCACTACGCCGACGGCGTATCAGGCACGAGGAGCGGAGACGTCACCCCCGCGGCCTCCGGCGACAGGGCGCTCTTCGAGAACGCCCGGCGCCTCTACGACCGCGCCTGTGAGCGCCGGGTCCGGGTCAGGAGCATGCGCCTTCTGTGCGAAAAGATTACGGAGCCTCGACGGCAGATAGAGATGTTCGAACAAGGCAGCCGTCCAAAATCACAGAGTGAATCGGTCCAGGCTGCCCTGGATGCGGTGCGGAACAGATTCGGGATGAGTGCTGTCGGGTGGGGAAGGACGGCTGTCCAAGTGCAGGGTGCAGAGTGCAGAGTGCAGAGGTTTAAACCCAAAACCCAAAACCCGAAACTCAAGACCTGGAATCGGCCCTGATCCTCATGGCCGATTTCGTCCCCCTCCACGTCCATTCCTCCCATTCCCCGGCATGGGGGATCCACGACCCGGAGAAGCTGTGTGCCGCGGCCCGGAAGATGGGGATCCGACGGATGGCCCTTACGGACCGCAACGGACTGTACGGCATCCCCCGTTTCCTGGCCTGCGCCGCCGAGGCGGGCATCGAGCCGATCATCGGTGCCGAGGCCGTGGCCGGTCGCCACCGGGCCGTTCTCCTCGCCCGCGACCAGGGAGGCTATGAGAACCTGTGCCGCCTCCTTTCGGACCTTCACTGCCGGGAGCGGTTCGACCTTCCGGCGGCCCTCGCGGCCGGCTGCGAGGGACTGAGCGTCATCACCGACGATCCCGGGGTCCTGCTCCCCCTGAAGCGAAAGGGGTTTTGCGATCTTTACGTGGAGCTTTCACCGGGGCACCGCATGCACGACGCCCTGGCTCTGGCCAGGGACCACGGCATCCCCCCGGCAGCCACCACCCGGGCCCTGCTCCTCCAGCCCGGGGACCATTACCTGCACCGGGTGCTCCGGGCCATCGCCTTAAACACCCGGCTGTCCCGCCTGACACCAGCCGAGACAGCCTCCGAAGCCGACCTTCTCATGCCCTTCGAAAGGGTCACAGACCATTACCCCCACTGCCCGGAGGCGATGGAAAACACGCTCCGGCTGGCCAATGGCTGCCGCACCGACTGGGGCCGAAGCGGTTTCATTTTTCCATCCTTCGACCGGATGACCGACGGGGAGGCTTTCAAAACCCTCTCAGAGCGCGCCCGTTCGGGCGCGGCGCGGCGTTTCGGAACCATCTCTCCCGAGATAGAAGGGCGCCTCCACCGGGAGCTTGGCCTTATCCGCGACAAGGGGTTCGCCCACTATTTCCTGGTGGTTGAGGAACTGGCCAACCGCTCGCCGGGCACCTGCGGCCGGGGAAGCGCCGCCGCCTCCCTGGTGGCCTACTGCCTCGGCATCACCCACGTGGATCCCATCCGCCACAACCTGTTCTTCGAACGGTTCCTCCATGAAGGGCGGATCGACCCTCCCGACATCGACGTGGATTTTCCCTGGGATGAGCGTGACGGGATCCTCGATTACGCCTTCGCCAGGTACGGGTCACGGAGAACCGCCATGGTGGCCAACCAGGTTGGTTTCCGGGCCAGGGCCGCTGTCCGTGAAGTGGCCAAGGTTTTCGGTGTCCCGGCGGCCGAGATCAGGACCATTACCCGCCGCTTGTCGGGCTTCGGCCGGCCCTCGAAGGCGGGTGACCGGGTCCACAACCACCCCCTGTTCCGGGGTGAGACCCTCGACGGCCGGTGGCGCGAGATCATTGCCGTCGCGTCGAAACTTGACGGACAGCTGCGGCGCCTTTCCCTCCACTGCGGCGGGCTGGTGGTGGTCCCCGACGAGATCCGCCGTCACGTCCCTGTCCAGGTCTCGGCCAAGGGGCTGCCGGTGATCCAGTGGGAAAAGGACCAGGCCGAAGCCGCCGGCCTCGTGAAGATCGACATCCTGGGGAACCGCTCCCTGGCCGTTATCCGGGACGCCCTGGCGGCCATCAAGGCCAATACCGGGATCGAGATCGACTACGCCGCCTGGCAGCCCCTCGACGACGAGAGGACCTGCCGCCTTATCCGGGAGGGGCGGACCATGGGCTGTTTTTACATCGAGTCTCCCGCCACCCGGCAGCTGCTGGCCCGCATGTGGGGTCCGGCTCCTGGCCCCCGGACCCTCGCGTGCGACCTGTTCGAGCATCTTGTCATGGCATCCTCCATCATCCGGCCGGCCGCCAACTCGTGGATACTGGAGTTCGTCGCCCGCATGAGGGGCAAGCACTGGAAGTCACTGCACCCTCTCCTCGACGACGTCCTGGATGAAACCTACGGCATCGCCGTCTACCAGGAGCAGATCACCCGCATGGCCATGGCCCTGGCCGGGTTCTCGGCTTTCGAGGGGGACCAGCTGAGGAAGATCGTGACGAAAAAGAGCCACGGCAAAAAACTGGGGGATTACAAAGCCCTGTTCATGGAAGGTTGTGCGAAGCACAATATCAGCAAAGAGACGTCGTCTCTTTGCTGGGAGCAGATCCTCTCCTTTTCCGGTTACTCCTTCTGCAAGCCCCATTCGGCCTCCTACGCCCTGGTCAGCTGCAAAGCGGCGTGGCTCAAGGCCAACTACCCCGCCGAGTTCATGGCTTCCGTCATCTCCAACCAGGGCGGGTTCTACTCGGCCTTCGCCTACATGTCCGAGGCAAGGCGCCTGGGGATCGGGATCCTGCCCCCCGACATCAACACCAGCGCCTGGCATTACACCGGGAAAGGCCGTGAACTCCGGGTCGGTTTGATCCAGATTCACGGTCTTTCCCGCAAGGGGGCCGAGGCCCTGCTGCGGGAAAGGGAGAAGGGAGGAGTCTACTCAGGGTTCACCGACCTCGCGAGAAGGGTCAGCCTGGACCCTTCAGATCTGCGGCTCCTCATACGGGCCGGGTGTTTCGACTCGGTGGAAGGGACCGGGAAACGTTCACGGCTGCACTGGGAATTGCTGGCCGCTGGTCACAGGAAATCGACGCCCGGGACCCTTTCCCTTTTCGATGATGAACCGGCAAACCTTCCCGAGGCCCTGCCCTATGACGAAAAAACGGTTTTGAACCAGGAGATCGACACCCTGGGCATGCTGGCCTCCCGCCACCCACTCACCCTCTACCGGGACACCCTGGCCCGGATAAAAACAGTGCCGGCAAGCCGGATCGGCGGACACGTCGGCCGGACAGTCACCATGGCGGGCTGGTGGGTCACCGGAAAGCCGGTGAGCACGAAGCATGGCAAACCCATGGAGTTCGTCACCTTCGAGGACACCACGGCCACCTTCGAGACCACCTTCTTTCCAAAGGCCTACGCCCGTTACTGCAGGACGCTTACCCGGCACCGGCCTTACCTGCTCCGGGGAACGGTGAAGGAGGAGTTCGGCGTGGCGACGCTGAACGTACAATGGATGGGGGGGATTGGCCGAAAACGGCCAGAGTGTTTAGAGTTCAGAGTCTAGAGTCGCAGAGTTGAGAGTTAAGAGTTGAGAGTTGAGAGTTGAGAGTTAAGGGTTCAGGGTTTTGAATCTGCCCATCCCATCGTTCACGTTTCACTTTTCACCATTCACAATTCACCGGGGCTCTCCGCCCCACCGAGAAGAGCGCCGACAGCGGCGGCCAGCATTTCGATGGTGAACGGTTTCTGGAGAAAGTTCCGGGCGTCGCCATCCGGCCGTTCGAACGACTCGGGGATATCGGGGTAACCCGACATGAACAGGGCCGGGATATCGGGGCGCATCTTCCTCAGGGTCTTGTAGAGCTGTGGGCCGTTCATCCCGGGCATGACGACATCACTCAGCAGCAGGTGGATCGGCCCGTCGTAACCTGAGACGAGATCGATGCATTCCCCCGGCGTGGCGGCTGTGATGACCCGGTAGCCCAGGGAATGGAGCATGGCCTCTGTCAACTCACGGACCATCTCTTCGTCTTCAACCACCAGGACAACCTGGCCGGCACCCCGCACGGGAGGCATGGCCGCATCGGGGACCTTGGCGGATTTCTCTCCCTGTTCAGCTATCGGCAGATAGACCCTGAAAGCGGTTCCCTCACCGGGTTCGGATGAGAATCGTATAAATCCCCCGTGCTGACTGATGATGCCGAAGACGGTGGAAAGTCCCAGGCCCGTGCCCTTTTCGCGGCCCTTTGTGGTGTAGAAGGGCTCGAAGATGTGGTCTTTGTGTTCATCCTCGATCCCGCAACCCGTATCGACAACGGAGAACATAGCGTAAGGACCGGGCGCAACCTGCTCCCACTCGCCGGCAATCTCCTCCCCGACGAGGACGCCGGAAGTTTCAATGAACAGTTGGCCGCCCCCAGGCATCGCCTCGCGGGCGTTGACCGCGAGGTTCATCAGGACCTGCTGGATCTGACTGGAATCGGCCTCTACCAGAAGCGGCCCCTCCTCGTATTCCGTACTCAAGGTGATATCCCCGCCGATGATCCGGCGCAGGAAATCGGTGAGGCCCCTCACCACCTCGTTCATGTCGAGGATCTTGAGCTCGAAGACCTGCTTTCTGCTGAAGGCAAGCATCTGGCCGGTGATCCTGGCCCCATGCTCCACGGCAGCGAGGATGCCGTTAAGGTGCTTTACTGTACCTGCATGAGGGTCGGCACCCATTATCGCTATCTCCGCGTAACCGCGCACGGCTTGAAGGATATTGTTGAAATCGTGGGCGATCCCGCCGGCCAGCACACCCACCGCCTCCATCTTCTGGGATTGGCGCAACTGCTCCGCGATGGTTCGTCGGGCCGTGATGTCCGTGGCGATGTGGATCACCTTCGCCAGCTCTCCATCCTCGCTGAAAATGGGAGTGCAGGACACAAGATACCAACCGCCGAGCATCTCAACCTCCATCTCCCTGACCTCCACCTCCCCGGACTGGAGGACCCCCGCGAAGGGACAGCACGAGGGCGGTGAGCCTGTTTGGGGACCGTGAAAGATCTCCCAGCACCTCTTCCCTCTCAGTTCATCGAGGGGCAGCCCCGTGGCTTGAACAGTGGCATTGTTGGCTTCCATGACCGTCATCGAAGGGCTGAGGACGATCGTGGGATGGCCGATGCTCTGGAAGATGGCCTCCCAGTTCTTTTCGGACCTTCGCAGGTCCTCTTCGGCCTGTTTTCGCACGGTGGCGTCATGGAACAGCCCGACAAGGTAACCTTTGCCGTCCAGAGTCACCGGCCCTGAACTGACGCCCGCGAAAAAGACGGACCCGTCCTTTCTCAGGACCGGGATGTCATTGGCCGTTTTCATCTCCCTCGCGAACTGTCTCCGGAACACATCCCTCACCCATTCCAGATCTTCCGGCGGATGGATGTCGCCGACGGAAAGGGTCAGCATTTCGGAGCGGGAGTAGCCCAGCATCCGGCAAATCTCGTCGTTACACTCGACGAAAGACCCGGTCTCAACGTCGGCCAGAAGGATCCCGTCGGCGGCGTTGTCAAAGATGGCCCGCAGCTTCTCCTGGCTTTCGGCCCTGGCGGCCTCCGCCTTCCTTCGGGAGGTGATCCCGTAATAATGCTCGACGCGCCCGCCGGCGTAAAGCCCGGAAATGATGGGCTGACTCCGATGCTCGAGCCACCTTTCCTTGCGCCCCTCCGCGGGGAGGACATGGCACTCGAAATGCTCCGTGTAGGTATTGTCCTCGTAGGCGGCCAGCAGCTTCCTCTCAAAGGTATCGGGATCGGCGAAGACATCCTTGAGCCTGGTCCTGATCAGGTCCAGCTGGTCCCGGCCATCATCTCCTTCCTGGTGATACCCAGATAACGCTTGATGGAACTGTTGATCCACACCACCCGTCGCCGGGCATCGGTGATGAGGATCCCGGCCTGGAGGTTGTCCATGACATCGTCGGTGATGGAGCGGAACCTCTCCCCGCTCAGACGGAGCTTTTGCTCTCTGACCAGGATGGCCCTGAAAGCGAAAGCGACCACCAGGGACAGGATAATTCCGAAGAGCGTAAGCGCGTCCGCCCAGGAATCGTGTTCCACTCCCTCAAGGCGCGGTGAGTGGGCCATGGTAAAGACCCACGTGTCGTCGATGACCGTGAGCGGCACGGTGACCGGGTCTTTCCGCAGCGCCGGGAATGAGCCGTCTCCGTGATAGTAGGCTTCCCGGCCCCGCGTGTCCGTCAGGGCGAAGTCGAACCGTTCCCGAAGGCCGGCTTCCGGGAGGCTGTCCTGCATCAGCGCGTCCACGCGGAAAACGCCGTTCACGAAGCCGGCCAGCGCCCCGTCCCGGTCGAGGACAGGCAGGTAAAGGGCGATGCCCATCCCTCCCTGGAGGAGGTCAATCGCGGCGGTGGCCGTGAGAACATGGTCCCTCTCCGCCCGGGCGATCGCGGGAGGGACGGTGGGATCGGGATGCTGGTGCAGGTCCTGGTTCAGGGCCCCCTCATTTACCGCGGCAGGGACGGAGAGCCGGATCGTCCACGATGGGTCGATCCAGTTCACCGCCTGGTAGCCGCCATACTGCTCGATAAACTTCCCGGCGATCTCCTCGAAACCTCTTTCCGACATTTCCTCCCGCATCCTGTCGGAGATAAATTTAAGGGGAACGACACGGGCGTTGAAAAAGCTCTCCACACGCCGGCGGGCCTTTTCGGCCGTCACTTCCACCTCGACCCGCGCGCTCTTTCCCCTGTTCCCTCAACATCTGGACCCTCACGGCGAACACAACGGTGAGGAGAGCGGCCAGGATGAGGACCGGTATGAAGAAACCCTTTAAAGGGTCAACATTTACTGGCCGTTCCATTATTATGAAATCCTCCCGGCAAATCGAAGGTCAGGCATTGATCCGACATTTACGACAAGGCATGTTCGCCGACATTTCATATACGGATACATTTACCACACATTCTCGCACCGTGTCGGGAAACCTGCACATCACGCCAAAAGTGTGGTTTGATTCGGCTTGTTAAAAAAGTTTCAACAGCTTGGATTTCCCTCGGTTTTCATGACTATGGAGATAGCATTTCCCTGCAAACGATTACCCGGAGTCTGTGTGGGGTTCTCCGACAGACGCCTGGAGAGACAAGGCGATTGACCACGGAATATCAACCTTATGCTATCACGAAATTCGTTTGCCCCTTCCGGACATAAATAGTAAAAGCTGTTTCCTGGACCTCACCTTGATCCACGCTTCACGATTCACCGGCCTCCTGCCCATTGGAAACCGAGCCCACCCATGAAGCAAGGAACGCTTAAAGCCGACAGCCTGCTCCTGTTCACCGCGGCCATCTGGGGCTTCGCTTTCGTGGCTCAGCGGGCGGGGATGGAGCACATCGGACCGTACCTTTTCAACGGTATCCGGTTCGCCCTTGGCAGCCTCTCCCTTGTCCCCCTCATCCTTATCGGCATCGGCAGCGGGACAGGCAACGGTATCCTTCCGGAGCCGGTCAGCCCCAGAGGTATGCTCCTGGGTTCGGGCATCGCCGGGCTCATCCTTTTCGCCGGAGCCTCCCTCCAGCAGATGGGCATCGTTTACACCACGGCCGGCAAGGCCGGCTTCATCACCGGCCTTTACGTCATCCTCGTTCCCATCGTGGGGCTTCGGTGGGGACACCGGGCCTCTGCAGGGACCTGGATCGGGGCCATCCTTGCCACCGCCGGCCTATACTTCCTGAGCGTCACAAGCAAACTGACTATCGAAAGGGGGGATCTTCTCGTCCTGCTCAGTGCCTTCATGTGGGCAGCCCACGTCCTGTGGATCAGCTGGTTTTCGCCCCGCATGAACCCCGTTCTCCTCGCTTC is part of the bacterium genome and harbors:
- the lexA gene encoding transcriptional repressor LexA gives rise to the protein MTPITPKQKRFLDFVIEHTEREGYAPSQQEIANALGYKSLGTVQNYLTRLEREGLVEKSWNARRGIRVRLPEGYGYQLPLAGIVSAGKPIEAIETRDTIAVPPTMAREGNFVLRVEGQSMIEDGILDGDYVVVRKQEYAERGQTVVAIMGNEATVKRFHRKGGRIELHPANSAMEPIIVQDDETFRIEGVVVGVIRHLK
- a CDS encoding DNA polymerase IV, which gives rise to METALITVDREILHIYIPSFPITLARASNPSLRSRAVVVAPGHSERAPVQHLSGEARSEGIHEGMPLFRARRLCPSLVILPPDPHRLSGGIRALIRLTREYTPVWEPAAAGRIYLDFTGSTRLFGTGRDAALRLERDLERRLRLTGAVGVAGNKLVSKIAAECLDKPGICDVFKGGEAGFIAPLPAIVLPGVGHTREQTLLTDLNLRLVGQIAALTLPQLLLPFGPFAPLLHQRAKGVDPSPVLTPRRTPELAAECRLEREENDDTVLLAELYRLAEECGMRLRRRSKKAAKLTLTVHYADGVSGTRSGDVTPAASGDRALFENARRLYDRACERRVRVRSMRLLCEKITEPRRQIEMFEQGSRPKSQSESVQAALDAVRNRFGMSAVGWGRTAVQVQGAECRVQRFKPKTQNPKLKTWNRP
- the dnaE gene encoding DNA polymerase III subunit alpha; this encodes MADFVPLHVHSSHSPAWGIHDPEKLCAAARKMGIRRMALTDRNGLYGIPRFLACAAEAGIEPIIGAEAVAGRHRAVLLARDQGGYENLCRLLSDLHCRERFDLPAALAAGCEGLSVITDDPGVLLPLKRKGFCDLYVELSPGHRMHDALALARDHGIPPAATTRALLLQPGDHYLHRVLRAIALNTRLSRLTPAETASEADLLMPFERVTDHYPHCPEAMENTLRLANGCRTDWGRSGFIFPSFDRMTDGEAFKTLSERARSGAARRFGTISPEIEGRLHRELGLIRDKGFAHYFLVVEELANRSPGTCGRGSAAASLVAYCLGITHVDPIRHNLFFERFLHEGRIDPPDIDVDFPWDERDGILDYAFARYGSRRTAMVANQVGFRARAAVREVAKVFGVPAAEIRTITRRLSGFGRPSKAGDRVHNHPLFRGETLDGRWREIIAVASKLDGQLRRLSLHCGGLVVVPDEIRRHVPVQVSAKGLPVIQWEKDQAEAAGLVKIDILGNRSLAVIRDALAAIKANTGIEIDYAAWQPLDDERTCRLIREGRTMGCFYIESPATRQLLARMWGPAPGPRTLACDLFEHLVMASSIIRPAANSWILEFVARMRGKHWKSLHPLLDDVLDETYGIAVYQEQITRMAMALAGFSAFEGDQLRKIVTKKSHGKKLGDYKALFMEGCAKHNISKETSSLCWEQILSFSGYSFCKPHSASYALVSCKAAWLKANYPAEFMASVISNQGGFYSAFAYMSEARRLGIGILPPDINTSAWHYTGKGRELRVGLIQIHGLSRKGAEALLREREKGGVYSGFTDLARRVSLDPSDLRLLIRAGCFDSVEGTGKRSRLHWELLAAGHRKSTPGTLSLFDDEPANLPEALPYDEKTVLNQEIDTLGMLASRHPLTLYRDTLARIKTVPASRIGGHVGRTVTMAGWWVTGKPVSTKHGKPMEFVTFEDTTATFETTFFPKAYARYCRTLTRHRPYLLRGTVKEEFGVATLNVQWMGGIGRKRPECLEFRV
- a CDS encoding PAS domain S-box protein, yielding MDQQFHQALSGYHQEGDDGRDQLDLIRTRLKDVFADPDTFERKLLAAYEDNTYTEHFECHVLPAEGRKERWLEHRSQPIISGLYAGGRVEHYYGITSRRKAEAARAESQEKLRAIFDNAADGILLADVETGSFVECNDEICRMLGYSRSEMLTLSVGDIHPPEDLEWVRDVFRRQFAREMKTANDIPVLRKDGSVFFAGVSSGPVTLDGKGYLVGLFHDATVRKQAEEDLRRSEKNWEAIFQSIGHPTIVLSPSMTVMEANNATVQATGLPLDELRGKRCWEIFHGPQTGSPPSCCPFAGVLQSGEVEVREMEVEMLGGWYLVSCTPIFSEDGELAKVIHIATDITARRTIAEQLRQSQKMEAVGVLAGGIAHDFNNILQAVRGYAEIAIMGADPHAGTVKHLNGILAAVEHGARITGQMLAFSRKQVFELKILDMNEVVRGLTDFLRRIIGGDITLSTEYEEGPLLVEADSSQIQQVLMNLAVNAREAMPGGGQLFIETSGVLVGEEIAGEWEQVAPGPYAMFSVVDTGCGIEDEHKDHIFEPFYTTKGREKGTGLGLSTVFGIISQHGGFIRFSSEPGEGTAFRVYLPIAEQGEKSAKVPDAAMPPVRGAGQVVLVVEDEEMVRELTEAMLHSLGYRVITAATPGECIDLVSGYDGPIHLLLSDVVMPGMNGPQLYKTLRKMRPDIPALFMSGYPDIPESFERPDGDARNFLQKPFTIEMLAAAVGALLGGAESPGEL
- a CDS encoding CHASE domain-containing protein, yielding MTAEKARRRVESFFNARVVPLKFISDRMREEMSERGFEEIAGKFIEQYGGYQAVNWIDPSWTIRLSVPAAVNEGALNQDLHQHPDPTVPPAIARAERDHVLTATAAIDLLQGGMGIALYLPVLDRDGALAGFVNGVFRVDALMQDSLPEAGLRERFDFALTDTRGREAYYHGDGSFPALRKDPVTVPLTVIDDTWVFTMAHSPRLEGVEHDSWADALTLFGIILSLVVAFAFRAILVREQKLRLSGERFRSITDDVMDNLQAGILITDARRRVVWINSSIKRYLGITRKEMMAGTSWT
- a CDS encoding DMT family transporter translates to MKQGTLKADSLLLFTAAIWGFAFVAQRAGMEHIGPYLFNGIRFALGSLSLVPLILIGIGSGTGNGILPEPVSPRGMLLGSGIAGLILFAGASLQQMGIVYTTAGKAGFITGLYVILVPIVGLRWGHRASAGTWIGAILATAGLYFLSVTSKLTIERGDLLVLLSAFMWAAHVLWISWFSPRMNPVLLASVQFAICSVASLLTAFVLEPVSLAAIRMAALPILYGGLFSVGIAYTLQVVAQRDAHPAHASIILSMEGAFAIFGGWLILSETMGLRELAGCALMLSGMVLSQLWTYRNHGRTGKHPEHRT